Proteins from one Pseudomonadota bacterium genomic window:
- a CDS encoding SDR family oxidoreductase — MRSMWWSRRQRPSARCCRRGSSRSSASRSRKRRQKPLEKPISDRSHVDLVLTGATGRLGPYLIAQAERVGLRVEAWCRSPHANPNESRAVSVDVSDRAALEARIDLVRPRAVLHAAAISEVALCHADPALAERVNHEAARQVADVCAARAIRLVSVSTDMVFDGERAPYAEGDAPEPACVYGATKRRGEVAVLRHPGHLVARLALMYGPRLGARASFFDTLVTHLREGRALRLFDDEWRGMLSMRAASQALVELTQIACEGVVHLAGERMSRYDLGLRTAEALGLPAACLSPGSRSEHTGPEPRQRDLTLSCARLRQILPTWSAGDFSHEVERMLEQAGHVS, encoded by the coding sequence ATGAGGTCGATGTGGTGGTCTCGACGCCAAAGACCATCGGCTCGATGCTGTCGAAGGGGTTCAAGTCGATCTTCGGCAAGCCGAAGCCGGAAGAGACGCCAGAAGCCCCTGGAGAAGCCGATTTCTGATCGATCGCACGTCGATCTGGTGCTGACCGGCGCGACAGGGCGACTCGGACCCTACCTGATTGCGCAGGCCGAGCGCGTGGGGCTTCGTGTCGAGGCGTGGTGTCGTTCTCCGCATGCGAACCCGAACGAGAGCCGGGCGGTTTCGGTTGACGTGAGCGACCGGGCAGCGCTCGAGGCGCGAATCGATCTGGTGCGCCCTCGTGCCGTGCTGCACGCGGCGGCCATCTCCGAGGTTGCGCTCTGTCACGCAGACCCCGCCCTCGCGGAGCGCGTGAACCACGAGGCCGCCCGTCAGGTGGCCGATGTCTGCGCGGCGCGCGCGATACGACTGGTCTCGGTTTCCACCGACATGGTCTTCGACGGCGAGCGGGCTCCCTACGCGGAAGGCGACGCGCCCGAGCCAGCCTGCGTCTATGGGGCGACGAAGCGTCGGGGAGAGGTCGCCGTGCTGCGTCACCCCGGTCACCTGGTGGCTCGGCTGGCACTGATGTACGGGCCGCGGCTCGGCGCGCGCGCGTCGTTCTTTGACACCCTGGTCACGCATCTGCGTGAGGGACGTGCGCTGCGCCTGTTCGATGACGAGTGGCGTGGCATGCTCTCCATGCGCGCGGCGTCTCAGGCGCTCGTCGAGCTGACGCAGATCGCCTGTGAGGGTGTGGTGCACCTCGCGGGAGAGCGCATGTCGCGCTACGATCTCGGCCTGCGCACCGCCGAGGCCCTCGGGCTTCCGGCCGCGTGTCTTTCGCCCGGATCGCGGTCAGAGCACACGGGTCCTGAACCGCGTCAGCGCGATCTCACCCTCTCGTGCGCGCGCCTGCGCCAGATTCTCCCCACGTGGTCTGCGGGAGATTTCTCCCACGAGGTCGAGCGCATGCTCGAGCAGGCGGGTCACGTCTCTTGA
- a CDS encoding phospholipid carrier-dependent glycosyltransferase has product MAVLLDCSSRLSLSGRQFPRSAQGRSPRQRHESRGMVEITPPPDAPQPGSAPWKAFSLAVAGVTLLRLAAAATIPLSGDEAYYWTWTRHLALGYHDHPPMVAWIIAVFTGLLGTSTLAVRLPFVLLGSATACLSFALGWMLGGTRASAWWAGLLPLMVPLFTLAGMGVFPDSPLIAASAAFFVCAWRATEAPGPSLGWWTATGVCAGLAFLSKLIGLYLIPALLVYLVVQPARRQHLRCAGPYVAIVMALAVASPFLYWNVTHGFESVVYQFSTRLGSSSARRSPQTLKFVLLSSVAVSPVLYVMLIAAIARATRRGLRGDAGALFIVCMAAPLHLVFLAASLVTKVGLHWTAAGTLAAFSAFGTDVAVQAPRRRQVSALVGAALALAVSGLVYIFALAPARLVSAVSEGAQLSGVNHGRPLKTGEITEILGFPEMGEKVRDLAAETPSPFLITTSYALSSTLWFYSGQPFHVIMGTRIGAQYDHWDDFPSLLGRDAIYIDTSPIDSREDVWSNLREAFEEVSLAPAIVAHGGGIEARTFYVARCRGFRKDVFTPLQSIHRP; this is encoded by the coding sequence ATGGCTGTCCTCCTCGACTGCTCATCACGTCTTTCGCTGTCCGGGCGCCAGTTCCCTCGATCTGCACAGGGGAGGAGCCCCCGACAGCGGCACGAATCCCGCGGCATGGTCGAGATCACGCCCCCGCCAGACGCACCCCAGCCGGGCAGCGCTCCCTGGAAGGCCTTCAGCCTCGCCGTCGCGGGGGTGACCCTGCTGCGCCTCGCGGCAGCCGCCACCATCCCGCTCTCGGGCGACGAAGCCTACTACTGGACCTGGACCCGGCACCTGGCCCTGGGCTACCACGACCATCCCCCGATGGTGGCCTGGATCATCGCCGTCTTCACAGGCCTCCTGGGAACCTCCACCCTCGCGGTTCGCCTGCCCTTCGTGCTGCTGGGCAGCGCGACGGCCTGTCTCTCGTTCGCACTCGGGTGGATGCTGGGAGGCACACGAGCCAGCGCGTGGTGGGCCGGCCTGCTCCCTCTGATGGTTCCCCTCTTCACGCTTGCCGGGATGGGCGTGTTCCCAGACTCTCCCCTCATTGCGGCATCAGCGGCATTCTTCGTGTGCGCGTGGCGCGCGACGGAAGCGCCGGGCCCTTCCCTCGGCTGGTGGACCGCCACCGGCGTCTGCGCGGGACTCGCCTTCCTGAGCAAGCTCATCGGGCTCTATCTGATTCCGGCCCTCCTGGTCTACCTCGTCGTGCAGCCTGCGCGACGTCAGCATCTGCGATGTGCGGGCCCATACGTCGCCATCGTGATGGCGCTCGCCGTGGCGAGCCCCTTCCTGTACTGGAACGTCACGCACGGCTTTGAATCCGTGGTGTACCAGTTCTCGACACGCCTGGGCTCGAGCAGCGCCAGACGCAGCCCACAGACCCTGAAGTTCGTGCTGCTCTCGTCTGTCGCCGTGAGCCCCGTGCTCTACGTCATGCTGATCGCAGCCATCGCTCGCGCCACGCGGAGAGGGCTGCGCGGAGACGCAGGGGCGCTCTTCATCGTCTGCATGGCCGCACCGCTCCATCTGGTCTTCCTCGCCGCCAGCCTGGTGACCAAGGTGGGCCTGCACTGGACCGCGGCGGGAACCCTGGCCGCCTTCTCTGCCTTCGGCACCGATGTGGCGGTTCAAGCCCCCCGCAGACGACAGGTCTCAGCCCTGGTGGGTGCGGCCCTGGCGCTTGCCGTGAGCGGTCTGGTGTACATCTTCGCGCTGGCCCCCGCCCGGCTCGTCTCGGCCGTGAGCGAAGGCGCCCAGCTGAGCGGCGTGAACCATGGTCGCCCCCTGAAGACCGGTGAGATCACCGAGATCCTCGGATTCCCCGAGATGGGCGAGAAGGTGCGAGACCTCGCCGCCGAGACCCCCAGCCCGTTTCTCATCACCACGAGCTACGCACTCTCGAGCACCCTGTGGTTCTACTCCGGCCAGCCGTTCCACGTCATCATGGGCACCCGCATCGGAGCGCAGTACGACCACTGGGATGATTTCCCGTCCCTGCTGGGCAGAGACGCCATCTATATCGATACCTCGCCCATCGACAGCCGGGAAGACGTCTGGTCAAACCTGCGAGAGGCGTTCGAGGAGGTCTCGCTCGCCCCCGCCATCGTTGCCCACGGAGGCGGTATCGAGGCGCGCACCTTCTACGTCGCGCGCTGCCGAGGCTTCCGCAAGGATGTGTTCACCCCGCTGCAATCGATACATCGCCCCTGA